The sequence AAATCTTTAACAGAATGATACAACGGATAAAGACCGTTTAAAGTTGTGAATATGAATTTTCCATTCTTTTTTAATGCCTTGGCTGCGTTTTTGAGAATGTCAAAGTTCATTTCATCTGTTTCCATCAACGGGAATGCACCTTCACATAACATTATTGCCAGGTCAAATTCCTGTTCAAAGGGCAGGTTTCTGGCATCTGCAAGCTGGAAATCGATATTTAAACCAGCAGTTTCAGCTTTTTCCCTGGCTTTTTTGAGCATGGACCCTGAAAGGTCAACTCCTGTGACGCTGTAGCCACGTTTTCTGAGTTCTATGGCGTGCCTGCCAGTTCCACAGCCAATGTCCAGAATTCTGCATTTTTTATCATGATTGAGTTCATTTTCAATGAAATCAACTTCCCCAAGGGTTCCCTGGGTGTAGATTTCACTTTCATAGGTATCTGCGTAATTGGAGAATAGTTCTTCGTACCATTGTTTCATAGATTAACCCCGAATATGTTTAATAATCATTATTCCTTATCTTAAATATTTTAACGGATTAAATCAACGCTGCGAATCCATTTTAATAGATTCAGTAGTTAAAAGAGATCATCCCCGCTCTGATGGTCAAAGGCAGGGTGCAGATCGAAACGTACAACTCCCACCACTGCTTTTCCCTTCACAGCTCGGGCTATCCTGGCTGTTCCTTCGTTTCCAAAGCCTGCACACAGTTCAATGGCTGTGACCCCATCCGCTACCAGTTTTAGGGCAACTTCTTCTGCTTCGTCGTAGTTTTTCACTCCAACCACCGAAAGTTCAACAACTGGAGAATCGATTACTGCGCGGTGTTTGTTAAAATCGTTTTCAGGTGCAATGAATATGAATGCGGCTTTAGTTGACATAGTTTTATTATTTAATCAACTTGTGTTAAATAATGTTATTCCATAACTTGTGATCTACTGTGATAACTAACACCCATCATCTGAATTCAGGCAGCACCTCTTCTCTGTAGAATTCTATGAATTCATCCTGATCTAGACCTATCTGCTGGATACAGATATGATCGAACCCTGCCTCAACGGTTCTTTGGATTTTATCTATATGTTTCTGGGGATCTGAGCTGCAGAGCGTGCTTTCAGCTATATCTTCCAGTTTAACATTCTGGGCGAGCTGTTCAAAGTGAGTTTGGGT is a genomic window of Methanobacterium congolense containing:
- a CDS encoding class I SAM-dependent methyltransferase, producing the protein MKQWYEELFSNYADTYESEIYTQGTLGEVDFIENELNHDKKCRILDIGCGTGRHAIELRKRGYSVTGVDLSGSMLKKAREKAETAGLNIDFQLADARNLPFEQEFDLAIMLCEGAFPLMETDEMNFDILKNAAKALKKNGKFIFTTLNGLYPLYHSVKDFIESNREKGSFENSFDIMSFREVSTLEIKDDDGNSKVLECNQRYYVPSEISWLLKTLNFNNIDIFGCKIGNFSRDDGLTTEDFEMLVVAEF
- a CDS encoding DUF6506 family protein, producing the protein MSTKAAFIFIAPENDFNKHRAVIDSPVVELSVVGVKNYDEAEEVALKLVADGVTAIELCAGFGNEGTARIARAVKGKAVVGVVRFDLHPAFDHQSGDDLF